From one Flavobacterium sp. N502536 genomic stretch:
- a CDS encoding carboxypeptidase-like regulatory domain-containing protein codes for MKINKIIYIALLLLVQLGFTQNKTSKEIFGQIFEQSTSVDAVNIINNATQVTAVSDANGMFSIVVKEGDVLVFSAVNLEGYKRRITAEDMNSALLRIKMTAKEVELKEVVVNENANITAENLGIIPYGQKKYTAAERKVYTATSTSVDKLLNKISGRTAMLKKEVNVEKKEMLFRKMEYLFEENYYTDRLKIPVADIKGFQLYCVDDAEFAVSLDTKNKTMSMFLLTDLARKYLIILENEK; via the coding sequence GTGAAAATAAATAAAATCATATACATTGCCCTGCTGCTGTTGGTTCAGTTGGGTTTTACGCAGAATAAAACTTCGAAAGAAATTTTTGGACAAATTTTCGAGCAGTCTACTTCGGTTGACGCGGTAAATATTATTAATAACGCGACCCAGGTAACGGCAGTTTCAGATGCAAACGGGATGTTTTCGATTGTGGTAAAAGAAGGAGATGTTTTGGTGTTTTCGGCTGTAAATCTGGAGGGGTATAAAAGAAGGATTACAGCGGAAGATATGAATTCGGCTTTGCTTCGCATTAAAATGACAGCCAAAGAGGTAGAGCTTAAAGAGGTAGTGGTGAATGAGAATGCTAATATTACGGCTGAAAATTTAGGGATAATTCCATACGGGCAAAAAAAATATACGGCCGCAGAGCGAAAAGTGTATACGGCAACTTCTACTTCGGTAGACAAATTACTCAATAAGATTTCCGGACGAACTGCAATGCTTAAAAAGGAAGTTAATGTCGAAAAGAAAGAGATGCTTTTTAGGAAAATGGAATATCTTTTTGAGGAAAATTATTATACGGATCGATTGAAAATTCCTGTAGCAGATATTAAAGGATTTCAATTATATTGTGTAGATGATGCTGAATTTGCCGTATCTTTGGATACTAAAAACAAAACAATGAGTATGTTTTTATTAACCGATCTAGCCCGAAAATA
- the pepE gene encoding dipeptidase PepE: MKSIIIASTSTLHEGSYLEYLLPTLQSHFKNCTSILFIPFARPGGISHDDYTAKVSEAFTSINISVKGIHEFESAEDALKNAEGIFTGGGNTFLLVTQLYKHNIMQLLSETVKNGTPYLGTSAGSNICGLSMQTTNDMPIIYPPSFQTLGLIPFNLNPHYLDPDLQSKHMGETRETRIKEFHAFNAIPVLGLREGSWLEVKGDKITLKGNLQARLFLQNEVPTELETESDLSNLK, translated from the coding sequence ATGAAAAGCATTATCATTGCCAGCACTTCTACCCTTCACGAAGGCAGCTATTTAGAGTATTTACTCCCTACTTTACAATCTCATTTCAAAAACTGTACCAGCATCTTATTTATTCCGTTTGCCCGTCCCGGAGGCATCTCACATGATGATTATACCGCAAAGGTTTCAGAAGCTTTTACCTCAATCAACATTTCTGTTAAAGGAATTCACGAATTTGAAAGTGCAGAAGATGCCCTGAAAAATGCAGAAGGAATATTTACCGGAGGAGGAAATACTTTTTTACTGGTAACCCAATTGTACAAACACAATATTATGCAGCTTCTTTCTGAAACTGTAAAAAACGGAACACCTTATTTAGGAACTAGTGCCGGAAGTAATATTTGCGGTCTGTCTATGCAAACCACTAATGATATGCCAATCATTTATCCGCCAAGTTTTCAAACACTGGGTTTAATCCCTTTCAATCTAAACCCGCATTACTTAGACCCGGACCTGCAATCGAAACACATGGGAGAAACAAGAGAAACGCGAATTAAAGAGTTTCATGCCTTTAATGCAATTCCGGTTTTAGGCTTACGAGAAGGCAGCTGGCTGGAAGTTAAAGGCGACAAAATTACCTTAAAAGGAAACCTGCAGGCTCGTTTGTTTCTACAAAACGAAGTTCCAACAGAATTAGAAACAGAAAGTGATTTAAGCAATCTGAAGTAA